One part of the Arachidicoccus terrestris genome encodes these proteins:
- the nagB gene encoding glucosamine-6-phosphate deaminase: MNMVDSFEKIPVEIYKTPDEGSLAVAREIADLIRSKAEKNEKCVLGLATGSTPIQLYAELVRMHKEEGLSFKNVVSFNLDEYYPISRDSINSYWTFMHQHLFDHVDIDPANIHMPNGELAKADVRQACEDYESKIDAAGGIDLQLLGLGHNGHIGFNEPGSSLFSKTRLLILDNNTRIANCRDFVNLSKVPRLAITMGLGTIMKSKRIVLMAWGNKAPTVVTAVEGPVTDQVPASYLQMHNNCTFVIDELAATELTRFKSPWLCGNVEWTDALVRRAVVDMALKIGKPILSLTNNDYNENGLSDLLADNGDAYEINLQVFYMLRDSITGWPGGKPGEPRANHPERSTPYPKTCLIFSPHPDDDIISMGGTFMRLHDQGHNVHVAYQTSGNIAVTDEFVTRFLDFAVGFDQLTRQDASTSNQILKEAQDFIATKKPNDIDTEIIRSVKGLIRRCEAKATAKYVGLSDEQIHFMNLPFYETGTIEKKPMGEEDIKVTMELLRKIQPQQVYCAGDLADPHGTHKVCLDIIFESMRRLKAEGDAWVKDCWVWLYKGAWQEWDIAEIEMAVPMSPDQVKKKRYGIFIHQSQKDSVPFQGTDSREFWQRAEERNANTASLYAQLGLTQYAAMEAFVRWHF; encoded by the coding sequence ATGAACATGGTTGACTCTTTTGAGAAAATCCCAGTAGAAATTTACAAGACACCAGATGAGGGCTCCCTGGCTGTTGCCAGAGAGATCGCCGATCTGATCCGCAGCAAAGCGGAAAAAAATGAAAAATGTGTACTGGGGCTGGCCACTGGCTCCACCCCCATTCAACTTTATGCTGAGTTGGTACGTATGCATAAAGAAGAAGGGCTAAGTTTCAAAAACGTAGTCTCATTTAACTTGGATGAGTACTATCCGATCAGCAGAGATTCAATTAACAGTTACTGGACATTTATGCATCAGCATTTATTTGACCATGTTGATATTGACCCTGCTAATATCCATATGCCGAACGGTGAACTTGCAAAAGCAGATGTACGTCAGGCATGTGAAGATTATGAAAGCAAGATCGATGCTGCCGGGGGTATTGACTTACAACTATTAGGCCTGGGTCATAACGGTCATATCGGTTTTAATGAGCCGGGATCGAGTTTGTTTTCCAAGACGCGTTTATTAATTCTGGACAACAATACCCGTATTGCCAACTGTAGAGACTTTGTCAACCTGTCTAAAGTGCCCAGGCTGGCTATTACCATGGGGCTGGGTACCATCATGAAATCTAAGAGGATTGTGCTGATGGCTTGGGGAAATAAAGCTCCTACGGTAGTGACCGCAGTCGAAGGCCCAGTTACTGATCAGGTGCCGGCCAGCTATCTGCAGATGCACAATAACTGTACTTTTGTCATTGATGAATTGGCTGCAACTGAACTCACCCGCTTTAAATCGCCTTGGTTGTGTGGCAATGTTGAATGGACCGATGCCCTGGTTCGCAGAGCAGTGGTAGATATGGCGCTTAAAATAGGTAAGCCGATTCTGAGCCTGACCAATAATGATTATAATGAAAACGGTCTGAGTGATTTGCTGGCTGATAATGGAGATGCCTACGAGATCAACTTACAGGTATTCTATATGCTGCGTGATTCTATCACTGGTTGGCCCGGTGGTAAGCCTGGTGAACCCAGAGCTAATCATCCCGAACGTTCCACACCGTATCCAAAGACTTGTTTGATCTTCTCCCCGCATCCTGATGATGACATCATCTCGATGGGTGGGACTTTTATGCGTCTGCACGACCAGGGCCACAACGTTCATGTCGCCTATCAGACCAGCGGTAATATTGCCGTTACAGATGAGTTTGTAACGCGCTTTCTGGATTTCGCAGTAGGCTTTGATCAACTGACCCGTCAGGATGCTTCGACGAGTAACCAGATCCTGAAAGAAGCACAAGACTTTATTGCGACCAAGAAGCCCAATGATATAGATACAGAGATTATCCGGTCCGTCAAAGGTTTGATCCGACGTTGTGAAGCAAAAGCAACTGCTAAATATGTGGGACTGAGCGATGAACAGATTCATTTTATGAATCTGCCTTTCTATGAAACGGGAACCATCGAGAAAAAACCGATGGGCGAAGAGGATATTAAGGTAACTATGGAGTTATTAAGAAAGATTCAGCCACAACAGGTCTATTGCGCCGGAGACCTGGCTGACCCGCATGGAACGCATAAGGTCTGTCTGGATATTATTTTTGAAAGTATGAGAAGGCTAAAGGCGGAAGGTGATGCTTGGGTGAAAGACTGTTGGGTATGGCTGTATAAAGGCGCCTGGCAAGAATGGGATATCGCCGAAATCGAAATGGCAGTGCCTATGAGCCCTGATCAGGTGAAAAAGAAACGTTATGGTATCTTCATTCACCAATCCCAGAAAGATTCTGTTCCTTTTCAGGGTACAGATAGCCGTGAATTCTGGCAAAGGGCGGAGGAACGCAACGCCAATACTGCCAGCTTATATGCACAGCTTGGTCTGACACAATATGCCGCGATGGAAGCTTTTGTCCGCTGGCATTTTTAA
- a CDS encoding DNA-3-methyladenine glycosylase I: MSYCKFVQAIKEEKDLIHTIYHDQYYGFPLEDDNELFGRLILEINQAGLSWATILRKEAAFKKAFHNYNITKIARYKDRDIERLLKDEGIIRNRLKIQAVIHNAGVIQQLQKEYGSFKNWLDLQHPLPKEDWVRLFKKTFKFTGGEITGEFLMSTGYLPGAHDPDCPVTQKLKKLKNLPLNRHPGKSRLTKN, from the coding sequence ATGAGTTACTGCAAGTTTGTACAGGCGATTAAAGAAGAAAAAGACTTGATCCATACAATATATCATGACCAGTATTACGGCTTCCCGTTAGAGGACGATAATGAGCTTTTCGGAAGGCTGATCCTGGAAATCAATCAGGCCGGCCTGTCCTGGGCCACGATCCTAAGAAAGGAAGCCGCCTTTAAAAAAGCCTTCCATAATTACAACATCACCAAAATCGCCCGGTATAAAGACCGGGATATCGAGCGGCTTTTAAAAGATGAGGGTATTATCCGCAACCGGCTAAAAATCCAAGCGGTGATCCACAATGCCGGTGTTATCCAGCAACTGCAAAAAGAGTACGGTTCTTTTAAAAACTGGCTGGATCTTCAACACCCGCTCCCTAAGGAAGATTGGGTCAGGCTCTTTAAAAAGACTTTTAAGTTTACAGGCGGAGAAATTACCGGTGAATTTCTAATGAGCACTGGCTATTTACCGGGGGCACATGACCCTGACTGCCCGGTTACCCAAAAGCTAAAAAAACTAAAGAATCTTCCACTGAACCGACATCCAGGAAAGTCCCGTTTGACTAAAAACTAA